ATTGCAACATCAATTGCCAAACTAATCACTTCCTCAGTTATTCGCCTAGATATGTCATGCTTTAATCGTATTTCTAAGTTTGGGTAGTTCTTAATAAGATTAGGCAAGAAATAAGGCAAGGAATATTTTGCAACAGAGGGGTGACAACCTAAGGTAAAGTGACCTTGGATTTGTTGATTGGATTTTAACGCTTTAGATTTAAGATCTTCCCATTTTTGCATTAGTTCCCTGGCATGGTTGAAAAATTGTTTGCCAGCTTGAGTCAAGGTAACTCCTCGCTTATGCCTAATTAATAGAGGCGTCCCTAAGGTGGTCTCTAAACGAATGATCGCATTACTGAGCGAAGGTTGGCTAATACCTAATCTTTCGGCAGCCCGGGAGAGATTTAGGGTATTGGAGACCTCTAAAAAATAGGTAATTTCGGCAGGTGATGGCAGCATGAATATTCCTCAAACAAACTATAGCTTAAAACTATTATAATTATATCTATTAAATATTTTACATATACCTCAATAATACCTATATTTCGAGGCCTGTCTATCAAATAATTAAAGAGGAAATAATGAAAGCACTTAAAACAATATCCATCCTATTTGCTTGCTGTATCACCATAAGTGTATTTGGAGTTACACAGAGCAATGAAAAAACCTTAAAAAGAGAGCGAATTGAAACCATCAGAGAATACCTTCAGTCTTTATCTGGTGTAGATAGCAGGAAAATTAATCTATTATTTGAG
Above is a genomic segment from Gammaproteobacteria bacterium containing:
- a CDS encoding LysR family transcriptional regulator, with protein sequence MLPSPAEITYFLEVSNTLNLSRAAERLGISQPSLSNAIIRLETTLGTPLLIRHKRGVTLTQAGKQFFNHARELMQKWEDLKSKALKSNQQIQGHFTLGCHPSVAKYSLPYFLPNLIKNYPNLEIRLKHDISRRITEEVISLAIDVAIVVNPVKHPDLIIFKLFRDKVTLWCNENSIQSVRNVPLIFDPELPQPQRILQELKKKNAQYGRILTSNNLDVIAMLTANGCGIGVLPERIVMSTYPTQLKRIAKAPVCHDDICLIYRHENRNVMAIQKIILEIKKLCNKSVAI